GTGGCGCGCCATAGTGCGCGAGCACCGGCCATGTTGCGGCCGTGGGTGGATGTTTTCGAGCGGTAATCAGGCATGAAGCACTCCGGGCGGCTAATCAGGTATCAAAAGGGAAGTGAGCTTCTATTGACGTCTGGAACACTCAGAAATGGCCGTGTGTCCGGAAGTTGCCGATAACTTTGCGGGATCGCCGCGCGCTTCAGCTTGAGCTCATAAACCCGCCGGGGGATGACTGGCGATGAATCTCGCGATTCTACACCGCTGGCGTCAGGAGGGAATGCCGGAAAGTGTTGAACCAGCGCTGATGGCGCGTATGGAGTGACGATCGGCGGGATTATTCGACGCTTGGACTGGCTCTTGGGCTTTTGGCTCGGCGATTGATGCGACTGTTCAGCGCCAGCGCCACGCTGCTCAAGAGGATGAAGCTGTATCCAAGGGTGGATTGCAGGTTGGCCGGGCTCAGGCTGATGAGCGCACTGATCAACCCGCCGCAGATGAATGTCACCGTGCTGCCGGCCGACGCCGAGGTTCCCGCATTTTCAGGGAACAGGCTCATGGCTTGGGAACTGGAGGCCGGTCGAGTGATGGTGGTGCCGGCGGTACAGATAAGCATCGGTACCAGGACGGTGATCGGGGACAGCGCAAAGTGGCTCGCGAGGTAAAGCAACATGAGGCCGGACAGCAGGATCAGGCTCAACCCGCTGATGATTTGATGACCGGGGCTGATGTGTTTACCCAATAGAGTCGCCACCATGCCGCCGACAATGTAGGCGCCGCCGTATATCAACAGAATCAGCGAGAAGTCATAGGCCGATAGTTGGAGTTGATCCATGAAAATCAGCGGCGAAATGACGATGAACGAAAAATGGCAGGCGAAGGCAAAGGCTGAGATCAACCAGTAGGGCAGGAAGTCAGCATCACGCAGGACCCGACCATAGGACTGGAGGATATTCGGCCGGGCGCCGGTTGCCACCGGACGGGTGTTTTCGAGAAACAGACAGGCTTTGAGCAGTACCACACCAGCCAGTGCGATAAACACCCAGAAGCTGCCCTGCCAGCCCAGCGTGGCTTGCAGGAATGTACCGGCCAGCGGCGAGACCGAGATGAAAATGCCGCTGGCGGTGACCATCAGGATCCGCAACCGGATACGTTCCTCACCCTCGAACAAATCCTGAACCAGCGCTTGTGACAGCACGAAACACCCGCAGCCCAGGGCCTGAATGACACGGAATAGCAGGAAGTAGGCATAGTCCGTGGTCAATAGGCAGCCCACTGCA
This genomic stretch from Pseudomonas wuhanensis harbors:
- a CDS encoding MFS transporter, which gives rise to MDEGRPAATVRQRRGAVSLLLSMVLLGVFPLDVLLPSFPALADHFRNTRADIALSVSLFAVGIAASQLLIGPLSDVIGRKGLLLAGITVSMLGAVGCLLTTDYAYFLLFRVIQALGCGCFVLSQALVQDLFEGEERIRLRILMVTASGIFISVSPLAGTFLQATLGWQGSFWVFIALAGVVLLKACLFLENTRPVATGARPNILQSYGRVLRDADFLPYWLISAFAFACHFSFIVISPLIFMDQLQLSAYDFSLILLIYGGAYIVGGMVATLLGKHISPGHQIISGLSLILLSGLMLLYLASHFALSPITVLVPMLICTAGTTITRPASSSQAMSLFPENAGTSASAGSTVTFICGGLISALISLSPANLQSTLGYSFILLSSVALALNSRINRRAKSPRASPSVE